The nucleotide sequence CAGTACTTTACAGAATCATCAGGAATTATCCAGACGTTCAATTACGAAGATAACTCCACGATTGTCACAGAAAGAAATCCAAGCTATTTAGTGAGTTTCCACATAATTTTATCATATTTCTTTTCTTCAATTGCTAAACTGTCTTTATAGGAGGAGTTTTGTATAAGAATTTAAGTACTTACCctaaattttcacttttattttgatattttcttcttcttcttcttctgttttatgtaaggctgtcggactcactcgggtccatatagccacttttgttcACTTAGTTCAAATTTAGGTTTTCCGTTATCCCATGTACTTCactaatttcactattttatttgtatttttaatttatttgtctcTTGTTTAttatcactctttttttttatatcacttattattattatatcacTTATTGTTGTTATACGATCacagtttttgaattattatatgctcacttttatttctttgatatatttgtagatctctttatatgttttttcatttgctattttaagaatattttttatgctcactttttcattattaatgcACTTATAGTTTTCTCTtatcttattaaattttctgcattggATCACTATGTGATTTATATCTTCCACGGTTTCGCACTTATCGCATAATTCTGTGTcctctttttttattagttttaggAACTTTTTGTCACAGCAATGTCCACTTCTAATcctttggattatttttatttgatcacttcttaaattaatatttttgaaccatagttttttttctaatattcccTGTCTGATGTCATggttgaattttcctttagtttcacaattttttttccacaaatttgtccattttttccacataaattcttttcttgttCTGTCCACCTCTTTTCTACTTAAGCTACATTCGATGCATATCCCATCCTTCGTTGCTTCCTTAGCTGCTTTGTCAGCTCTCTCGTttcctttaatatttatatgcCCAGGGATCCATTGTATggtaacttttgtatttttattagcgctcacaatttctttaattttgttttcgtATATTTTTTAACTCTCTTTTAAAAGTGATAAACATGCGCTCTTGGAGTCTGTTAATATGACTATCTCTTCCGCCTTTTTTGCAACACTGAGTTTGATTGCAATAAATATTGCGATGAGTTCTGTTTCTTTgatcgatattttttgttttattttgcactttaacacttcttccgttttttcgaaaaatattccAATTCCTGTGTCTTCGTCAATGATGGATCCATCCGTGAATATTCGCTCTTGATCCTTATATTGGTTTATAGTTTCATATGCGTAAGCTCTCAATTCTTCTGTGCTAGTATCCTTTTTATTGCTCACTTTATTAACTAACTCTTCTTTGATTGTTAGGTTGTCTGGCATTCTTTCACTCTTTCTGTCCCTTGCGATGTCTTGTATGTATTCATGCGATCTCATAATTTCTAATGTTGTTCTTGTCTCGGGGATTCGAAGGtccatcattttctttttagctATATATCTAGCTGTAGTATTTTCAAGTTCCATTGCTATAGGTAATTCTGCGCTCTCTGCTAGTATAGTGTTTACTGGCGTCGACTTGACAAAACCAAGGATTGTTCTTAGTGCCTGGTTCGCGATTATCTGCAGTTGGTTGCCTAACTTTTCTTCTGGTACTGCATATTGTATTACTGGTGCTCCATAGATTATTCTCGATTTAACCAGTGCATTGTATACTTCCAACATTCTTTTAGGATGCGCTCCCCCATTCATGTTACTAAATATCTTTAACAGGTTTAGATACGGTTTACATTCTTccttaatttttcttatatgaGCCTTGAAATTTAGTCTTTTATCTATAATAACTCCTAATATCTTTTGTACATTAACTTTTTCTATAGCTCTctcattgattttaatttctatgTTATCATTATCTTTAAAGTTCCCAAAAATCATATAATTACATTTTGCTGTGTTTATTTCTAATTTGAGTTTGTCAATTATCTTTGTAAATTCTTCTAAGTAAAATTTCGCATTACTTATTAGTTCTTCATCATTCCTCCCTGCTATTAGTAAGGTGATATCATCTGCGAATTGCATTACTTTACAATGTTCTGAATTTAACTTGTGCACCTTGGTAGTATATAAGTTGAAAAGCAAGGGACTCAATTTACTACCTTGAGGTAATCctgaatttgtattaataaattCTGTGTATTCGTTCCCTACTATGTGTACTTTCCTGTTTAATAGGAATTGTTTTATCCAGTTTGTGTATTCTGgcggaaaattcattttttttaatgttcttatTAGTATTCTAGTATCTACTCTGTCAAATGCTTTACTTAGATCTGTAGCTATAGAAATTGTCTTCATATTTTTACTTCTATTCTTGTTAACAAATTCCACTAGGTTTAACAAATAGTCATTTACTCCTGTATTTTTCCTAAATCCATACACATTATCATGTAGCAGTTTCTTAtcgttcacaaatttttcaattttcttttttagtatCGCATGGAATAGTTTTGCTATATTGTTGATTAAAGATATAGGTCTAAAGTTCTCAATACAAGTATGGTCTTTAAAAGGCTTTGGTATAGGtactactttaatttttttccaattttcaggTAGCTTTTGACTTCTCCATAGATCATTGAAACTTTTAACTATACTCTCTAGAATTTCTTTGGGCATTAGCTTTAGAATCTTGTTAGATATTTTGTTAATTCCCGGTGCGTTATCTTTACTACTTTTGATTGTATCTATTATTTCATTTAGATCACAGAATTCTTCAGTAACAATAATTTCATTGTGTACGTTATAATCCACTTCATTTTCTGctttaaaattcttttccaaaaattcttttcctttttctcttacttcaaataggttatttcttttcttggatctttttttgttgaatttattaatattttcccaTAACTGTCTGGCGGGCATGGACAGatctaaattttgtacaaacttATCCCATGCCTGTCTTTTCGCTTTTCTTATTTCGATTTTGAGTTTACAAGATACTTTTTTGAGTTCATTTCGTGTGAAAGTGTTCttagttttattataaattttcttttttcctttttttattttccaaagtttttCAATAGTTTCATTCCACCATGCTTTCGGTTTGTACTTGTTATTACTTTCATCTATTACTATAGTGCTCTCTTCTATTATATTCTCTAGGATTTTCTCAACGGTTGCTATATCATGAATTTcttctgaatttatttttttgattttttcttctatttttttataattaattttgttccTTACTTTTTTATATCCTACAAATTCATTTgatattatttctatttttattgggTAGTGATCggtaattaaattctctttatcTACGCTCCAAAATGTATTAGTTAAAAGGTCTTGAGATACAAAAGTTAAATCTATGGCTGAATTTATATCTCTTTGTAAATTTAGGTATGTGCTTTCTCCGTTATTTAGACAAGTAAAATTCGAGTCTAATATTAAATCTGATACTATTTTTCCTCTTCTATCGTTTTTTGATTTGTTCTCCCATAATTCATTATGTGCATTGAAATCTCCCCCTATAATCACATTACATTTCCTATCATACTTATTTATTAGTTTCACTAGATTTTCTTCTACTGTTTTTGGGGTTCTCTCAGGACTTATATAGCAAGATATTATGTTTAAAGTCTTGTTCTCAAAATTCACACTCACCTCACATGTCTCTATGGGAAAACAGTCCGTGTTGTCTAATCTCTTAACATTGTAGTTGTCTCTAACTAAAATTCCAGTTCCTCCATGTCCTTCATCCCTTGGATTTAAAAATACTGAGTAGCCTGAGATCTTAATTTTTTCATCACTTTTAGTCCATATTTCACTTAAAATCGCTATATCTGCTTTAATTTCATTTAGGTAGTGTTCTAAAATGTCCTTATTATGACGCAAACTTCTTATATTTATTTGCACTAAAATCATCATTACTTcttctttgttatttttttcacgcGATTTCCACTGGTTTTTTTGACTTCCTTCTTTGCCTTGGCAGCATTTCTTGTTGTAACTCCGTACTGTTCAGCAGACCGTGGCTGTTCTTCTGTTTCCTTCTCCAGAGTGTTGTCAAGAAATTCTTCGGATGTTGCAAAACCTTCGAACTCAGAGGAGTTTGATATATTTGCATCAGTATTGTCTGCCTTGTCCTCCCTTTCAGTTTCCTGCTCTTCTGTATCAGTTCTTGCATCTTCCGGATTTAGAGATTGCATGCTCTCAATTTGTTGCTCCTCGCCTTCTTCCCTCACTATATCTATGCGCTCAGAAGTTTGCATTGCACCTTGATTGTCGTTGTGATCAGTCTTTTCATTTTGTTCTCTGTTGATGCTATTTGGGTTGTGCTCTGGTTCTTGTCCATGGCTTGTCGTGTCGTTTGCTGTTGTATTTGAAtaacttttctcatttttctgttCCATGTACATGTATTTTGCCATTCTGTGGGTGATTCTCTCCCTCACACTGATTCTCTGGATTATCATCTCCTCCTGGTAAATCGGGCATTGTGTGGATGACGCGAAGTGCCCGTTTCCGCAGTTTGCACACTTGATTGGACCGATGCATCTCTCACTATGTCCGGGTTCCCCACATCGAAAGCACCTTGCGATCCCTCTGCATCCCGAGCCTTTGTGCCCAAATTTCTGACATTTAAAGCATCGGAGAGGGTTCGGGATGAATTCTCGGGTTGGTAGGTTAAGATATCCTACTTTTATATGAGATGGTCTCTCCGGTGTGTTGAAGGTTAACAGGAAGAGTGGGGTTGCCTCCATTTCTTCCTGGTTCTCCGACCCTTGCACATTATCTGTTCTATTTTGTATTGGCGCTCTCTTTTTCTTGATGTTCTCAATTTCCACTACTCCCTGGCTCGCAAGTTTTTCGAGCAGCTCTTTTTTGTCCCAATATATCATGTACTCATCTCTAACCAGAGCCTTACATTGATTCCATGCTCCATATTCTTCTATTTTCACTGTCATGTTcccaatttttgtaatttttttaagttccTCAGCTTGCTGAGCTGTTTTGGCAGTGATCAAGATGCTCCCGTTTCCTCTACGAACGATTTTTTCCACCTCTCCTACATGATTAAATGCTTCCTCTACCAGATATGGAGGCGCTCGTGCCAACGACTCTCCTTCTACGGACTTTGCCATCAAATATTTCCTTCCTCTTTTGATTACTTCATGCTCCCAGTTCGCTGCTCCTTCTAATTCTCTTCCGATATCCTCTGGCTGGCCCCACATCGGAAAGTTTGCAACATTTCTCGCCGGTGGGGGCTTTTGCTGCCTGCTCTTGAATGGATTCATAGGGACGCCGTCGTTTTTAACCTCAATTTCACTTCTTCTGATTGCTTTTTCCCTCTGAATCAAATTTCTTTGCGTAGTTTCTATTATAATTTAATCCTTCTATTTCAAAATGCGATTTGGacgttcaatttgaattttacagCTCTAATTTTTATCCGTATATCAATTTTCCTTACGCTCTGAATTTCATTTGATATTTTCTCTTCCACTGCAAAAAATCTTTGACAACATACGCACACACACACAAACACACAAATATCGTTGTCAAAAATTTCCCACAAAATATCCGATATATCGCCAAGATTTGAAAAATATCGATAATTTGAAATGAATTTAACTCTAACGTATATTTAAGAGCCTttgttgaaatattattttttttacatttctttttagaataatttgaattaCGTAATATGCATTCGTCGCAATCCAGGTTTCTGCACAGTATCTTATACTACCAACATCAATAATACTGAAACAGACTTTCAACTAATAAATACTGATGAAGGTAAGTAAAGATTAAAATAATCACTGTGCAATCTGCAATTTTCCGCTCTGTTCAGATGGTGTGAGCATTATCCCACCTAAACAAGCCGGAGCAGAAATTTTCAACTGTGCTGATGACTATATTGCTATAAATGGTTTGAGATTGTGCGGAGAAAAACTCAATGATGGGAGCAGGAGTGAGGATTTCACAAAGAACTTCCCAATTACAGATTTTTCTGCAGGTCCTATGATACTTCCTGTTCGTACAAATGGACACACCGTTGGTAGGGGATTTAAGCTTTCATACACTCAAAATGTATgcgaaattatttaattttttattataaaataaattcttatcATTCTTCCATGGACCAATAATTTAAATAAGCCCGCaagaaaaatttcccattttaaaagtatttctcAGATGCGCCACCAGGGGTGTTGCGGACTGTGTTGTGTGTTGTGTTcttcagaaattttttacatatcttttaatttttcggctaataaatccaaatttttatttacaaatgttTACCAGATGATAAGAAAACGCATCTGCCTGATAATTGGATTGCTTTTGAGTCTATTTTTGCTGATATTCTCGCTTAATTTCTATTTTCTCTCGAGACTCAATGAGCAAATCAAACAAAAAGACGCCACTAAACCAAAAAAAGTCACCAAAATTGAAGATGTTCATTCGAAGATAGTGAGAAATGTTGATCAATTGGATGATCGATATCGCAGCAGAAACCCTAAGTTCCTTAGTGTTCGGAAGCAGCTGCTGAAAAACCTCAGACCCAGCTCATATGGAAATATTTCATATGTTTGGAATTCAGCAAATGAGGTTAGTTTGACAGAAGTTTCCAAAGTGACCGGACTGATATAGAGTATCAGGACAGTCTcaacattttctttaatttttattttgcctAAAAAGTAAACTATAAGTCTATTATCAAAGTGATATATCAacgatattaaaaatattgacatCGCTTTTAGGACAACAGGAAAACTGCTACCGAAATTattgtgaaaactttaaacgaaAAACAAGACGTACAATTGTTAGATCAATTGGACAAACACATAAGGAGAAATAGGAAGAAAAAATCCATAAAGGTAAGATAAGGATTTTATTACATTAACCTTCACTTGTATCTCTTATTCACAACACTGTTATTCTTGTAAAAGTTCTATATATTCAGTACTCCGATATCTAGATGATTGGGGGATTTTTTGTTGTCAACCGGATATCGGAAAGCTGAATATTATTTACTTATACATAAGaagggcctcagtggatcagtggatagagcagtagctgtatgactgtgaggtcttggGTTCGAGACTaagcagctgcagatttttcagctgctgtaatagtctcgaattcgtccagtgaatgaatggaaaagtaatgccaatacattgacagtgaaccgcctaaaaagagaggttggtataggaaataagtttcgacatgcagagttcagtcgaatacaaatgcttattcactgcccagatccacaaaccaaggttggtttaccgtgatataaagcggtactgtgtgtatcagaacacaggtttactcgccttgggggttaagatagaacaggagaatcggtagtgcataatgggcccaaataagtgccCTGGGTGtagcggttccgcaaggaatataaccgacccatagacaaatcttaatcaaaTCTTACTTATACATAAAGAAAACTTTAGTATTCCATGGTAGGCCGTTAAATAAatgtattgaaaaataatttatgaattttgaattaattatgaaaatacAGAACATTAATATTGTGTTTTGTTATTTTGAAATGCTAAGTCCGGTCACAAATTTagatttatcaaattttattggCTTCTGTTCATTTTGTTTCAATTGCAGTGGGTGGTGGACAACGAAATATATCCGGCCTACGGTCGTGGAGTTGGCGTAGTATGTCGGGCATTACAACAAGAAACAATAGTTCGGGCTAAGAACAGTCCAAAAGGGACACAGTTGAAATTAATGCTCCGTCTTACAGGTGGTCAGGTGGCCATTTTTAAGCCTAAATGGTATGAAAAGGATATGGTGTTTTCGGG is from Phlebotomus papatasi isolate M1 chromosome 1, Ppap_2.1, whole genome shotgun sequence and encodes:
- the LOC129799379 gene encoding glycosaminoglycan xylosylkinase homolog; this encodes MIRKRICLIIGLLLSLFLLIFSLNFYFLSRLNEQIKQKDATKPKKVTKIEDVHSKIVRNVDQLDDRYRSRNPKFLSVRKQLLKNLRPSSYGNISYVWNSANEDNRKTATEIIVKTLNEKQDVQLLDQLDKHIRRNRKKKSIKWVVDNEIYPAYGRGVGVVCRALQQETIVRAKNSPKGTQLKLMLRLTGGQVAIFKPKWYEKDMVFSGAVYSGKDRHTSEIVAFYLGTILNLRWTPIAVGRKIDLKEVYRRADKELKETMDSLEELQRKDRLGRELTRKISELNGNTMRTIAKL